CGGCTCCGTGAGCAGGGCCGACGGGGGGACGCCCAGGCCCTGCGCGAGGCGAGCGCGCGACTCGGCCTCGCTGGCCGGCCCGTTGCGGCTGCCGAGCATCAGAACGAGCGGCGCTCGCCCCCCGCGGTACAGCGCGACGCCCTCGACGGCGCGCCGGAGGGAATCCTCCGGGAGCCGCCCGTCCGGATCGACGTCCGCGCCGAGGACGACCACGGCGTCGGCCTGCCCGGCGTCGGGCGGCGACGCCATCCAGCGATCGAGCGGCGCGGCCGCCGGGGTGAACGCGGCGACGGCGAACGCCATGAGCCCGATCACGCCGGC
The DNA window shown above is from Sorangium aterium and carries:
- a CDS encoding YdcF family protein, with the translated sequence MRMEGAWDRLSTAAGVIGLMAFAVAAFTPAAAPLDRWMASPPDAGQADAVVVLGADVDPDGRLPEDSLRRAVEGVALYRGGRAPLVLMLGSRNGPASEAESRARLAQGLGVPPSALLTEPRGLTTAVEAQRSAELLLPRGARRILLVTGAHRIVRARRLFERAGFEVLAAPVPEGSPASSIPGERLSAIGRLLQELAARALSRLRGEV